The proteins below come from a single Ahaetulla prasina isolate Xishuangbanna chromosome 16, ASM2864084v1, whole genome shotgun sequence genomic window:
- the TTF1 gene encoding transcription termination factor 1: MDLFASSPLSFSEGPQGDLLLPRDGQEGGPCPAAEDSDATQVDLEMEGTSGGDHEEKHPPSPSKLPTSEVNTKLGQSRTGRKRRATRKPPPSETSSEEEDVYDLDKEQLENARKELEEFIPRAKTLSDSAIRQLAARDLSRFKELKKKGMAVKFGVFSQAENNILIENMEAFLEESGIESAEKLLFTDRFPEEQTEIKRLKCQYAFCERIAQGIARPWRLVYYRARKMFDPQNYNGRYTKEEEKKLFKYHAMYGNRWKKISELMNRSSHSIALKYAQMVQQDFNIGPWTKEETSRLLQTLRDLLKTKVRGLDSALENRDTKGALTLLRENLYKNIGWMKVAAQVKTRNWRQCKKKWMSILTKRMLGKSPLDRLSNLQFKIDLIERLYELNVADTNEIDWENIAGVIGNVPPDYVQSRYYQIKSLYVPFWYQKTFPEIIDYLFEETLPELKETLEKLAARQRSTQEEKSCKKAFLFEDIFYDILEYQELNSDDGSDEETGEPSQAND, from the exons ATGGATCTCTTTGCCTCCTCGCCTTTATCCTTCTCAGAGGGACCTCAAGGGGACCTTCTTCTCCCAAGGGATGGTCAAGAGGGAGGCCCTTGTCCCGCCGCTGAGGATTCTGATGCTACTCAGGTGGACCTGGAGATGGAAGGAACATCAGGTGGAGACCATGAAGAGAAGCATCCTCCATCACCGTCAAAATTGCCCACCTCGGAAGTTAACACCAA ATTGGGTCAATCTCGAACTGGTCGGAAGCGCCGAGCTACACGCAAGCCGCCCCCTTCCGAAACAAGTTCTGAAGAGGAGGATGTTTATGATCTGGATAAGGAACAACTGGAGAATGCCAGAAAAGAACTAGAGGAATTCATCCCTCGAGCGAAGACTCTGTCGGACTCTGCAATCAGGCAGCTGGCCGCACGAGATCTATCCAGGTTTAaggagctgaagaaaaaag GCATGGCTGTGAAGTTCGGCGTGTTCTCCCAAGCGGAAAACAACATATTGATAGAAAACATGGAGGCATTTTTGGAAGAAAGTGGGATCGAGTCGGCCGAGAAGCTCCTGTTCACCGACCGGTTTCCAGAGGAACAAACCGAAATCAAGAGACTGAAATGCCAATATGCGTTTTGCGAAAGAATCG CTCAGGGTATCGCTCGGCCCTGGAGACTCGTTTATTATCGAGCCAGGAAAATGTTCGATCCTCAGAATTATAACGGACg ATAtacaaaggaagaagagaaaaagctcTTCAAATATCATGCCATGTACGGGAATAGGTGGAAAAAAATCTCGGAGCTTATGAACCGAAGCAGCCACTCAATCGCCTTGAAATATGCGCAGATGGTACAGCAGG ATTTCAACATTGGCCCTTGGACAAAAGAAGAGACTTCTAGACTCCTTCAAACGCTCAGAGATCTCCTGAAGACAAAAGTGAGGGGCTTGGATTCGGCCTTGGAGAACAGGGACACCAAGGGGGCGCTTACCCTCCTGCGAGAAAACCTCTACAAGAACATCGGCTGGATGAAAGTGGCAGCCCAGGTGAAGACCCGTAATTGGAGACAGTGTAAAAAGAAATG gaTGTCGATCCTAACGAAGAGAATGTTGGGGAAATCGCCCCTCGACAGACTTAGCAACTTGCAGTTTAAGATCGACCTAATTGAAAG ATTGTATGAATTGAACGTTGCAGACACCAATGAAATAGACTGGGAGAACATCGCTGGCGTTATTGG AAACGTTCCTCCGGATTACGTCCAAAGCAGATattatcaaatcaaatcattATATGTTCCTTTTTGGTATCAAAAGACTTTCCCAG AAATTATCGACTACCTGTTTGAAGAGACGCTGCCCGAGTTGAAGGAAACCCTGGAGAAGCTGGCCGCAAGACAGCGGAGCACGCAGGAGGAGAAGAGTTGCAAAAAGGCCTTCCTGTTCGAGGACATTTTTTACGATATTCTGGAATATCAGGAGTTAAACTCGGACGACGGCAGCGACGAAGAAACCGGAGAACCAAGTCAGGCCAATGACTGA
- the LOC131186209 gene encoding uncharacterized protein LOC131186209, translated as MYEEDIFLVGDTQQSSYEEKTKKSQKRNREELRQSIASSGQTSYSSQDTEDSGTSRKKHKKKKSSSETSDAFWVIPETQLNNESEINNFVPKKKKKKMKHRGKRGSDDECWSPSTPQQSSRLSSKKALKNGDDGVVVDECWSPSTPQKSSQLSSKKALKNGDDCVVGDECWSPSTPKKSSQLSSKKALKNGGDRVVGDECWSPSTPQKSSQLSSKKALKNGGDCVVGDECWSPSTPQKSSQLSSKKALKNGGDRVVGDECWSPSTPKKSSQLSSKKALKNGGDRVVGDECWSPSTPKKSSQLSSKKALKNGGDRVVGDECWSPSTPQKSSRLSSKKALKNGDDRVVGDECWSPSTPKTSSRLSSKKALKNGGDRVVGDECWSPSTPKTSSQLSSKKALKNGGDRVVG; from the coding sequence ATGTACGAGGAAGATATTTTCCTGGTAGGGGACACGCAGCAGTCTAGCTatgaagaaaagacaaaaaagtcacAGAAGCGCAATCGAGAAGAACTGCGACAGTCAATTGCATCCTCTGGTCAGACATCGTATTCATCCCAGGATACAGAAGATTCTGGGACTAGTCGAAAAAAACATAAGAAGAAAAAATCCAGTTCGGAAACCTCTGATGCTTTCTGGGTCATCCCTGAGACTCAGCTGAACAATGAGTCCGAAATAAATAATTTTGTgcctaagaagaagaaaaagaagatgaaacaCAGAGGTAAACGTGGTAGTGATGACGAGTGCTGGAGCCCATCAACTCCACAACAATCCAGTCGACTGTCCTCTAAAAAGGCTTTGAAAAACGGGGATGACGGTGTTGTTGTTGATGAGTGTTGGAGCCCATCGACTCCCCAAAAATCCAGTCAACTCTCATCCAAAAAGGCTTTGAAAAACGGGGATGACTGTGTTGTTGGTGATGAGTGTTGGAGCCCATCAACTCCCAAAAAATCCAGTCAACTGTCCTCCAAAAAGGCTTTGAAGAATGGAGGTGACCGTGTTGTTGGTGATGAGTGTTGGAGCCCATCAACTCCCCAAAAATCCAGTCAACTCTCATCCAAAAAGGCTTTGAAAAATGGAGGTGACTGTGTTGTTGGTGATGAGTGTTGGAGCCCATCAACTCCCCAAAAATCCAGTCAACTGTCCTCCAAAAAGGCTTTGAAAAATGGAGGTGACCGTGTTGTTGGTGATGAGTGTTGGAGCCCATCAACTCCCAAAAAATCCAGTCAACTGTCCTCCAAAAAGGCTTTGAAAAATGGAGGTGACCGTGTTGTTGGTGATGAGTGTTGGAGCCCATCAACTCCCAAAAAATCCAGTCAACTGTCATCCAAAAAGGCTTTGAAAAATGGAGGTGACCGTGTTGTTGGTGATGAGTGTTGGAGCCCATCAACTCCCCAAAAATCCAGTCGACTGTCCTCCAAAAAGGCTTTGAAAAACGGGGATGACCGTGTTGTTGGTGATGAGTGTTGGAGCCCATCAACTCCCAAAACATCCAGTCGACTGTCCTCCAAAAAGGCTTTGAAAAATGGAGGTGACCGTGTTGTTGGTGATGAGTGTTGGAGCCCATCAACTCCCAAAACATCCAGTCAACTGTCCTCCAAAAAGGCTTTGAAAAATGGAGGTGACCGTGTTGTTGGTTGA